A single window of Coffea eugenioides isolate CCC68of chromosome 7, Ceug_1.0, whole genome shotgun sequence DNA harbors:
- the LOC113777170 gene encoding uncharacterized protein LOC113777170 encodes MATAINRMINILGRLVERQGPEPVNQPRDQERGEDRALERFLKFAPPKFHGGSDPEVAKNWFERMVNIFTALDYNEERQVNFAVFQFEGAARSWWNVVSAKWEREQTPWTWVNFEREFNVKFLLPIVQEKRDDDFIKLKQGLLSVGEYKERFTKLSKFAPELVVTERKRIRRFIQGLDVEIQESLAATQITTFTDALDKAQRVENAKSQSKAFHAKKRGNPSDTPKQSERYTQPLKIEKGAGGVKMPEKPGETPSSEVPPKGNQGRRGQQKGKFQTSQAVTPHITCGYYGKINHIEADCWRKQGKCLRCGSTEYKFLNCPRASKGEGNSQQPTKSTANQSSARSSD; translated from the coding sequence ATGGCTACGGCCATTAATCGCATGATCAATATCCTTGGGCGCTTAGTTGAGCGCCAGGGACCTGAACCAGTCAACCAACCTAGGGACCAAGAGAGGGGTGAAGATAGAGCCCTGGAGCGATTCCTGAAGTTCGCTCCACCTAAGTTCCATGGAGGATCTGATCCCGAAGTAGcgaaaaattggtttgaaaggATGGTTAATATTTTCACTGCTTTAGATTATAACGAGGAAAGGCAAGTaaattttgccgttttccaattTGAAGGGGCGGCACGCTCGTGGTGGAATGTTGTTagtgcaaagtgggaaagagaacaaaccccttggacttgggtaaACTTTGAGAGGGAGTTTAATGTCAAGTTCCTCCTGCCAATTGTACAAGAAAAGAGGGATGACGACTTTATAAAGTTGAAACAAGGATTATTAAGTGTGGGCGAGTATAAGGAACGATTCACCAAACTTTCTAAGTTTGCCCCTGAGCTGGTAGTCACTGAACGGAAAAGGATAAGAAGGTTTATTCAGGGGTTAGATGTAGAAATCCAAGAATCCCTAGCGGCTACCCAGATTACCACTTTTACAGATGCCTTGGATAAGGCACAGAGGGTAGAAAATGCTAAATCTCAATCTAAGGCTTTTCATGCTAAAAAGAGGGGTAACCCAAGCGATACCCCTAAACAGTCCGAGAGGTATACCCAACCCCTTAAAATAGAAAAAGGGGCCGGAGGAGTGAAGATGCCTGAAAAACCCGGAGAAACTCCATCAAGCGAAGTCCCGCCAAAAGGAAATCAGGGTAGGCGAGGTCAACAAAAGGGGAAATTTCAAACTAGTCAAGCCGTGACTCCCCATATAACTTGTGGATACtatggcaagattaaccacatTGAGGCCGACTGCtggagaaaacaaggaaaatgtctgagATGCGGTAGTACCGAGTATAAGTTTTTGAATTGTCCTAGAGCTTCTAAGGGCGAAGGAAATTCTCAACAACCTACTAAATCCACTGCAAATCAGTCGAGTGCCAGAAGTAGTGATTAA